In Arthrobacter sp. QXT-31, one genomic interval encodes:
- a CDS encoding DUF1737 domain-containing protein has protein sequence MSDAPAVATLSSQQDKPEEKLSYRLVTGPDDRAFCERISAALAEGYVLHGSPAATFNGTTVIVAQALILPAAIATADAAVATAVDQLDSDEDLSAEVYEGHA, from the coding sequence GTGTCAGACGCCCCCGCCGTTGCAACGCTGTCGTCCCAGCAGGATAAACCTGAGGAAAAACTGTCCTACCGCCTCGTCACGGGGCCGGATGACCGGGCGTTCTGCGAGCGTATCTCGGCAGCCCTGGCCGAGGGATACGTGCTGCACGGCAGCCCTGCCGCCACCTTCAACGGCACCACCGTCATCGTGGCCCAGGCCCTCATCCTGCCGGCAGCGATCGCCACCGCAGACGCCGCCGTCGCCACCGCCGTGGACCAGCTGGACTCCGACGAGGACCTGAGCGCGGAAGTTTACGAGGGCCACGCATGA
- a CDS encoding rhodanese-like domain-containing protein, which produces MSYAGDITPQDAWAKLEEGAILVDVRTEGEWAHIGIPDTNATENDPLFIQWTFPGGIPNPDFVEQLKQQAPEDTRVELLFLCRSGQRSIAAATAATQAGFTAYNVLEGFEGEPDRYGERTVNGWKNRGLPTNLGKN; this is translated from the coding sequence ATGAGCTACGCCGGAGACATCACTCCGCAGGACGCGTGGGCCAAGCTTGAGGAGGGCGCCATCCTGGTGGATGTGCGCACCGAGGGCGAATGGGCGCACATCGGCATTCCGGACACCAACGCCACGGAAAATGATCCCCTCTTCATCCAGTGGACCTTTCCCGGCGGCATTCCCAACCCCGACTTCGTCGAGCAGCTGAAGCAGCAGGCCCCCGAGGACACCCGGGTGGAGCTGCTCTTCCTGTGCCGCTCCGGCCAGCGCTCCATCGCTGCCGCCACCGCCGCAACGCAGGCCGGTTTTACGGCCTACAACGTCCTCGAAGGCTTCGAGGGCGAGCCCGACCGCTACGGTGAGCGCACCGTGAACGGCTGGAAGAACCGCGGCCTGCCGACGAACCTGGGAAAGAACTAA